The Vibrio kanaloae genome has a window encoding:
- a CDS encoding N-acetyl sugar amidotransferase, with protein sequence MMKNITQICSNCVMDTTDSKIVFDGDGVCDHCNTFKAMILPKWNPNGICDDALLELATKIKKEGKGHDFDCLMGMSGGVDSSYLLYLAVEKMGLRPLVFHVDAGWNSQEAVNNIQRMVDGLGLDLYTEVINWEEMKDLQLSFFKSGVSHIDTPQDHAFFATMYKFASKHGIKNILTGGNYSTECTRNPLEWMYYQSDSRQLKDIHNRFGQRPIKTYPVTNILWHKIYLPYIKGIKLTRPLDYMKYDKEEATKLLEDKFGYQRYPQKHFESRFTRFYEGYWLPQKFGYDTRKVQFSSLILTDQMTREDALEELKQPAMTDEQVRQEFEYIANKLGISTTELQTYFDAPNKTYKDYKSMQGIYDIGAKVLKGLGIEKGGKR encoded by the coding sequence ATGATGAAAAATATAACCCAAATTTGTTCTAACTGTGTCATGGATACGACTGATTCGAAGATTGTTTTTGACGGGGATGGCGTTTGCGATCACTGCAATACTTTTAAGGCGATGATACTACCTAAGTGGAACCCTAACGGTATTTGTGATGATGCTCTTCTAGAACTAGCAACTAAAATTAAAAAAGAAGGTAAGGGGCATGATTTTGATTGCCTTATGGGAATGAGCGGCGGAGTTGATAGTTCATATTTATTATATCTCGCTGTTGAAAAAATGGGACTTCGTCCTTTGGTTTTTCACGTAGATGCTGGTTGGAACTCGCAAGAAGCTGTAAATAATATTCAGCGAATGGTGGATGGCCTAGGATTAGATTTATATACGGAAGTGATTAATTGGGAAGAGATGAAAGATTTGCAACTTTCATTTTTCAAATCAGGAGTTTCACATATAGATACCCCTCAAGACCATGCCTTTTTTGCGACCATGTATAAATTTGCATCTAAACATGGAATTAAGAATATTCTTACTGGTGGTAACTACTCTACAGAATGTACAAGAAATCCTTTAGAATGGATGTACTATCAATCTGATTCTAGACAATTGAAGGATATACATAATAGATTTGGCCAACGTCCTATTAAAACATACCCTGTAACTAATATCTTATGGCATAAAATATATTTACCATATATAAAAGGCATTAAACTAACTAGGCCTCTAGATTATATGAAATATGATAAAGAAGAGGCAACTAAGTTGTTAGAGGATAAGTTTGGATATCAGCGTTATCCTCAAAAACATTTTGAATCCCGTTTTACTCGTTTCTATGAAGGCTACTGGCTTCCACAAAAATTTGGTTATGATACTAGGAAAGTGCAATTTTCTAGCCTAATTCTAACTGACCAAATGACGAGAGAAGACGCATTAGAAGAGCTTAAGCAACCTGCAATGACCGACGAGCAAGTACGTCAAGAGTTTGAATATATTGCTAATAAATTAGGTATATCAACAACTGAATTACAGACTTATTTCGATGCGCCAAATAAAACTTACAAGGATTATAAGTCGATGCAAGGTATCTATGATATTGGAGCTAAAGTACTTAAAGGGCTAGGTATTGAGAAAGGTGGCAAACGTTGA
- a CDS encoding glycosyltransferase: MMAMININFVIPNKGNYENYYSDFDGDIDNNWRFFINGEWAWIIQTYHRLIDYGVMVQHQESPLEECINVIFANDYVELKNKNEFYCIVITLDRVVFFPGDLNVIQNKSQKIPFRKKYIPHWSQCGIIPSSDTIPKNDRFKIGFFGLPTNSINLISTLTEEFSDEAEMFTFGPDNWNDYSHVDLAVGIRDFKGKHIHKPPTKLLNAWKAGVPFIGGGDSAYEQVGTNGFDYIRVQSKKELKEKIRYLMNSKEARHLLSMRGKESFSQYSDRSLVFEWEKLLFAEREKFQIWSKSSLVTKSVHVELRRVFFNYLRIKRRLLMAIGKYK, from the coding sequence ATGAAAATTATTATTCAGACTTTGATGGAGACATAGACAATAATTGGCGATTTTTTATTAACGGTGAATGGGCGTGGATAATTCAAACTTATCATAGACTTATAGACTATGGTGTTATGGTGCAACATCAAGAGAGTCCACTAGAGGAATGTATAAATGTTATTTTTGCAAATGACTACGTCGAACTAAAAAATAAGAATGAGTTTTATTGCATAGTTATTACTTTGGATAGAGTTGTGTTTTTTCCAGGTGACCTAAATGTTATCCAGAATAAGAGTCAGAAAATACCATTTCGCAAAAAGTACATACCTCATTGGAGCCAATGTGGAATTATTCCATCGTCAGATACCATACCGAAAAATGACAGGTTTAAAATAGGATTCTTTGGATTGCCGACTAATTCGATCAATCTTATAAGCACCTTGACTGAAGAGTTTAGTGATGAGGCGGAAATGTTTACATTTGGGCCGGATAACTGGAACGATTATTCTCATGTAGATCTAGCCGTTGGTATACGAGATTTTAAAGGAAAACATATACACAAACCGCCCACAAAACTGCTCAACGCATGGAAAGCAGGAGTTCCGTTTATCGGTGGAGGCGATTCTGCTTATGAACAAGTTGGTACAAACGGTTTCGATTATATAAGAGTTCAAAGTAAGAAAGAGTTGAAAGAGAAAATCAGATACCTGATGAATAGTAAAGAAGCTCGACATTTGTTATCTATGCGAGGTAAGGAGAGCTTTAGTCAATATAGCGATAGAAGTCTAGTCTTTGAGTGGGAAAAGCTCCTTTTCGCAGAAAGAGAAAAGTTTCAGATTTGGTCGAAGAGTTCTTTGGTGACCAAAAGCGTTCATGTTGAACTTAGAAGAGTGTTTTTTAATTATTTAAGAATAAAACGTCGATTACTAATGGCAATAGGTAAATACAAATGA
- a CDS encoding glycosyltransferase family 4 protein, translating into MKIMHCCLAAFYIDNYGYQENILPKYHKLDGHDVYIVASTETYSENKTLCYVTESTYVNEYDIPVTRLPYVEWLPPKIARKFRLYKGLKDQLLQFEPDIIFLHDIQFIDVLTIVNYVKLRPNVKVYADGHTDFINSARSALSKYFLHGVIYRWCAKKIEPYVETFFGVTPLRSDFFSDMYKIDKSKIELLPLGYDDSLLATEDISVIRDSVRAMYDISTTDFVIVTGGKIDERKKIHLLIEVFNKLSLSDTKLLVFGESTPDMEPLINKAKRNENIIFAGWSKQEDIYRMFLSSDIAVFPGTHSVLWEQAVGLGVPCIFKRWSGMEHVDLGGNCIMLEESCPEQLYEAIVYVYNKREALNEMKRVSQIKGKEFCYSSIARRSIGLE; encoded by the coding sequence ATGAAGATAATGCATTGTTGCTTAGCTGCATTTTACATTGACAACTATGGTTATCAAGAGAATATTCTGCCCAAGTATCATAAGCTTGACGGTCATGATGTATATATTGTTGCCTCAACAGAAACTTATAGTGAGAATAAAACCCTTTGTTACGTTACTGAATCCACATATGTAAATGAATATGACATTCCTGTTACACGACTACCTTATGTTGAATGGTTACCCCCCAAAATTGCCCGAAAATTTAGGTTATATAAAGGGTTAAAAGATCAACTTCTTCAATTCGAACCAGACATTATATTCCTACACGACATACAATTTATAGATGTTTTAACTATCGTCAATTACGTCAAATTAAGGCCAAATGTCAAAGTTTACGCTGATGGTCACACTGATTTTATTAACAGTGCCAGAAGTGCTCTATCCAAATACTTTTTGCACGGTGTAATTTATCGTTGGTGTGCGAAGAAAATAGAACCCTATGTTGAGACATTTTTTGGTGTAACACCTTTGAGATCAGATTTTTTCTCCGACATGTACAAGATTGACAAAAGTAAAATTGAGTTGCTTCCTTTAGGTTATGATGATTCTTTGTTAGCGACTGAAGATATTTCTGTGATAAGAGATAGTGTGAGGGCTATGTATGACATTTCTACAACAGACTTTGTCATAGTTACTGGCGGTAAAATTGACGAAAGGAAAAAAATCCACCTCCTTATAGAGGTGTTTAATAAGCTTTCGCTTTCAGATACCAAATTGTTGGTGTTCGGAGAATCTACGCCAGATATGGAGCCTTTAATTAATAAAGCAAAGCGAAATGAAAACATTATTTTCGCTGGTTGGTCTAAGCAAGAAGATATTTATCGAATGTTTTTGTCCTCTGATATTGCAGTTTTTCCAGGTACGCATTCTGTATTATGGGAGCAAGCCGTAGGTTTAGGGGTTCCGTGCATTTTCAAACGGTGGTCGGGAATGGAACATGTAGATTTAGGTGGCAATTGTATAATGCTTGAAGAGTCTTGCCCAGAGCAGTTATATGAAGCGATAGTATATGTTTACAATAAGCGTGAAGCCCTTAACGAGATGAAGCGAGTTTCTCAAATAAAAGGGAAAGAGTTTTGTTACAGCAGTATAGCACGCAGATCTATCGGATTAGAGTAG
- a CDS encoding CatB-related O-acetyltransferase, translating to MSLSKLHIRIIHKVLKKLRLTNQLNSTVHSSSKIESGTSFIKSSMEKYSFCGYDCDINHAQIGAFTSIANNVVIGGGQHPIKWVSTSPVFYKGRDSVAKKFSEYERDNIKNTIIGNDVWIGQNVVIKQGVNVGNGAVVGMGSIVTKDVPPYAIVGGNPARLIRMRFSKDVLESINASKWWDLPDERIQELSEHIRNPKLFLENIK from the coding sequence ATGAGTTTATCTAAATTACACATACGCATAATTCATAAAGTGTTAAAAAAGCTCCGCCTTACCAATCAACTAAATTCTACGGTTCATTCTTCGTCTAAAATCGAATCTGGTACAAGTTTTATTAAGTCTTCAATGGAGAAATATTCATTCTGTGGCTACGATTGTGATATCAACCATGCTCAGATAGGAGCGTTCACATCTATTGCTAATAATGTGGTCATAGGCGGAGGTCAGCACCCTATTAAATGGGTTTCCACATCACCGGTATTTTATAAGGGTAGGGACTCCGTAGCTAAGAAGTTTTCAGAGTATGAGCGTGATAACATTAAAAATACAATAATTGGGAATGATGTCTGGATTGGACAGAATGTTGTTATTAAACAGGGTGTTAATGTTGGTAATGGTGCAGTTGTTGGTATGGGATCTATTGTTACTAAAGACGTACCTCCGTATGCCATTGTAGGGGGGAATCCTGCTAGGTTGATTAGGATGCGGTTCAGTAAAGATGTCTTAGAAAGCATTAATGCTAGTAAATGGTGGGATCTTCCAGATGAAAGAATACAGGAGTTAAGTGAGCATATTCGTAATCCAAAATTGTTCTTGGAGAATATTAAATAA